The genomic DNA attcatatatattatcttataccCATTAGCAGTCCCGACCCGACCGTCCATTCATAGAACAACACTACTTTTACTACTAATGGTTCCCGATCAAGTTTAAGCTTTTGTCGGGTTCTGACTAGTCTTAATAGGATAAGAAGCCTGCATCGCAATTCCACATTTCCCTGTTCCCATTCCATTTGCATTCCTCTCCAACCTAAAGTATCCCTTCTCACCCCATTCTTCTCCCCACGAATTCCTCACAATCCAATAATCAACCCCATCTTCACTTCCATATCCAACCGCCGTCACTCCATGATCCAATTCCGTTCCACATTCACCCGAAAACACCCCCTGCCCATACCATACCATAACAAACACATTCATTTTCATGATTCCCAAAACCCCCAGAAAATTGAATTCATTACTAGTTACTACTTACAGATACATAGAGCTGTAAAGGCCTGCCAGAAGCTGAAATAGCCACGCTAACGGGCTGATGAGCGATCGCGTTCTGTAGAGCCTTTTCATCATTAGCCGGCACATCTTCATAACCATCTATGCTCACTACCTTTGCATTCTCCTGCaacacatatatatacatacacaattCGAATCAACACAAACAAATGTAAACTCAAACACCCAACTAACTAACCCTAGTGGAGTCGCAGGTGCCATCGGCAGCGCGATAAGGATAATCCGCCTCAGTATCCATGCCTCCGTTGCGGGTGATGAAATCGAAAGCGTAATCCATGAGACCACCATCGCAGCCCGCGTTATAAGTCCGGTCACAGTCGACCAACTCCTGTTCCGACAAGACAATCAAATTTCCTGTCGTTATCTTGTTAATTCCTTCCACCGCCGCCACAGTCGAGAAAGCCCAACAACTCCCTGAAAACAAATTCGGtcatataaatattcaattggACTTCGACCCGACCCGACCCAACCCAGCCCAGAATGATATGCCAGATGTCAAATTTGTATTAGTTCTGTTTCTCTTCATACACCGCCATAAATCATAAAACAAACTAACTAGGTTTTGAAAATCAATCATACATACCACACTCTCCTTGGTTCTTAACCGGAGCAACAGCGCCGGTAGTCCTCCAATCAACGGCCGCCGGAAGAACATCGCCGACAGAGACAGCATACCGGCGGCTGGAGACCTTTGACTTAACAAAGCGGCGACGGGCATCACTCTTCAAACCGAGGTACAATGAACTATACTCCTGGTTGGTGAGATCAGCGAAACGGTTTAACCCAACCTTATAGGTCCGGTTTACAGAGTTATGCCCATCAACAAAGAGTAAATTATCCTTAAAAATAGTGAACCGATGGTCGGCCTCCCCAAGTCGGTTATAGATTCTTCCATGTTTGGCCATCCAATCTTGATGAATACCCATAATTTCTCCATCGCTTCTCCCTGTTGATATTGAAGGGTGGGTTTGGGCATAGTCTATGATTGACATGTCCGCCGTCACTAGGCTGAGGGTGGCggagaagaggaggaggaggatggtGGTGGTTGTGGCGGCCGGAAAAGTCATgattgtttagggtttagagagGAGGAAATTAGggcagatgatgatgatgcagGGAGGAAGGGAGGAGAGTGTATTTATAGGGAGGGAAAAGTGATTAAAAGATTCAGCTGAGTTGAAGAAGATAAGAGATTATGGGCAAAAGACACGTATCTATAATTGCATggtcttattattattattattatatttgtttttgtatgacTTTGAGGAATCATGTATTAATTCCTGTTCAAATAAGTATGGCCCCAAATCTCAATTTTGAATCTCCTTTTTTACTTATATCTTAAAcatgtctaattattaaaaaatatttttacccattttactatttttatacaatttaatatattttactaactttataaatttaattagtcCTTTGGTTTGGTTGGTTGAATATTCCCATTGTGAAATCAGGACATATATATGCTAGCAAGCAATGGGTATGAATTACGTATACAATTTTGGTTTGAAGTTTTTACATGTGCTAcgtattttttttatggataATTACATGTGTTAGTCAATCTCagtttgtttagttttttttagcaAGGTTACTAAAACCTTTAtcgtttattaattttaattggaatttattatgtattataatatataattatttattattgactGGTGTATTcttattaatgtaaatatttacTATTAATTTCAAGCAAATAGTAATAGCATTTTT from Impatiens glandulifera chromosome 9, dImpGla2.1, whole genome shotgun sequence includes the following:
- the LOC124915085 gene encoding probable cysteine protease RD21B, with the protein product MTFPAATTTTILLLLFSATLSLVTADMSIIDYAQTHPSISTGRSDGEIMGIHQDWMAKHGRIYNRLGEADHRFTIFKDNLLFVDGHNSVNRTYKVGLNRFADLTNQEYSSLYLGLKSDARRRFVKSKVSSRRYAVSVGDVLPAAVDWRTTGAVAPVKNQGECGSCWAFSTVAAVEGINKITTGNLIVLSEQELVDCDRTYNAGCDGGLMDYAFDFITRNGGMDTEADYPYRAADGTCDSTRENAKVVSIDGYEDVPANDEKALQNAIAHQPVSVAISASGRPLQLYVSGVFSGECGTELDHGVTAVGYGSEDGVDYWIVRNSWGEEWGEKGYFRLERNANGMGTGKCGIAMQASYPIKTSQNPTKA